In Triplophysa rosa linkage group LG7, Trosa_1v2, whole genome shotgun sequence, the following proteins share a genomic window:
- the rgn gene encoding regucalcin, translated as MSSIKVACVIKEKNEIGESPIWEEKDSSLVYVDITGQRVSRWSSLTGHIESITTEKPVGSVVLRKAGGYVIAEGTRFAFVDWVKRSITTAVQLDKEKPNTRFNDGKVDPAGRFFAGTMGIELRPAVVERKQGSLYTLHPDRSVVHHFDQVDISNGLDWSLDHRIFYYIDSLAYMVEAFDYDIQTGGLSNRRAVYKVEPDEGIPDGMCIDTEGKLWVACYNGGRVLRIDPQTGTRLQTVNLPVGKTTSCCFGGKDYTDLYVTTAYKGMDEDSLAKQPEAGCVFKVSGLGVKGIPSFSFTG; from the exons ATGTCGTCCATAAAAGTGGCGTGTGTGATCAAAGAGAAGAATGAAATTGGCGAGAGTCCCATCTGGGAGGAAAAGGACTCGTCTTTGGTTTACGTTGACATTACGGGTCAGAGGGTCAGCCGGTGGAGCTCTCTCACAGGTCACATAGAGAGTATCACTACAG aGAAACCTGTAGGATCTGTGGTTCTGCGGAAGGCAGGCGGTTACGTCATTGCGGAGGGAACACGCTTTGCGTTTGTTGACTGGGTCAAGCGCTCCATAACAACAGCCGTTCAGCTGGACAAGGAAAAGCCCAACACTCGCTTCAATGATGGAAAAGTCGATCCAGCTGGAAGGTTCTTTGCGG GTACCATGGGAATAGAACTGCGGCCGGCCGTGGTGGAGAGGAAACAGGGCTCTCTGTACACGCTTCATCCTGACCGCTCTGTCGTTCATCATTTCGACCAGGTGGACATCTCCAACGGTTTGGACTGGTCACTGGATCACCGCATCTTTTACTACATCGACAGCCTGGCGTACATGGTGGAGGCCTTTGACTACGACATCCAGACTGGAGGCCTGT cTAACCGCAGAGCGGTTTACAAGGTAGAGCCGGATGAAGGAATACCAGACGGGATGTGCATAGACACAGAGGGCAAACTGTGGGTCGCCTGCTACAATGGAGGAAGAGTTCTGCGCATTGACCCACAAACAG GCACCCGACTGCAGACAGTGAACCTGCCAGTTGGGAAAACCACCTCGTGTTGTTTCGGTGGGAAGGATTACACTGATCTGTACGTCACCACAGCGTATAAAGGCATGGATGAAGATTCACTGGCCAAACAGCCTGAGGCTGGCTGCGTGTTTAAG GT